A portion of the Cyanobium sp. PCC 7001 genome contains these proteins:
- a CDS encoding photosystem I reaction center subunit II PsaD, whose translation MTATALSGQLPKYIGSTGGLLNAAETEEKYAITWTSSKAQAFELPTGGAAEMNEGENLMYFARKEQCLALGTQLRTKFKPRIEDYKIYRIFPGGDTEYLHPKDGVFPEKVNEGRPIVGHNPRTIGANTNPANLKFTGKNTFDA comes from the coding sequence ATGACAGCAACGGCACTGAGCGGTCAACTTCCCAAGTACATCGGCAGCACCGGCGGCCTGCTCAACGCCGCTGAAACCGAAGAGAAGTACGCCATCACCTGGACCAGTTCCAAGGCCCAGGCCTTCGAACTCCCCACCGGCGGGGCGGCCGAAATGAACGAAGGCGAAAACCTGATGTATTTCGCCCGCAAGGAACAGTGCCTGGCCCTCGGCACCCAGCTCCGCACCAAGTTCAAGCCCCGCATCGAGGACTACAAGATCTACCGGATCTTCCCCGGTGGTGACACTGAATATCTCCATCCAAAAGATGGTGTGTTCCCGGAAAAGGTCAACGAAGGTCGTCCCATCGTCGGCCACAACCCCCGCACCATTGGGGCCAACACCAATCCCGCCAATCTCAAGTTCACCGGGAAGAACACCTTCGACGCCTGA
- a CDS encoding sensor histidine kinase KdpD has product MASLRALRHCLCEGVPPGSSRDDGVRRQWWAALATLQEDFLLERGSLSGLWLAAPLPALYEPDLLQQLQGWVWTPAPLDGLLPAGAPLLPGATASRQAGADPGRGFRRLPLEPDDGNDPLLVLITPHLQVALCLDGAVEARRLVVRFDAEVLSRALTLIHERLERTDQPAAAELRAAVQRLGPLHSDPSLGERFWPRLADRLATIAPSLTLQPMVAEARADPSPAESRAVKTELALLEALTHEVRTPLATIRTLIRSLLRRTDLPAVVRQRLEHIDGECSEQIDRFGLIFLAAELQRQADPAQPPADRPLARTDLSQLLGQLEALWQRQLARRDLTLRLTLADGLPAVLSDPARLETMLGGLIDRFSRSLPAGSTVVVSLQPAGARLKLQLSSEGTAVQPLAPPSQATARELVGPVLSWNPSTGSLQLSHQATQQLFERMGGRLTERSGNGLTVFFPAC; this is encoded by the coding sequence TTGGCCAGCCTGCGCGCGCTGCGGCACTGCCTCTGCGAGGGGGTGCCCCCCGGATCCAGCCGTGACGACGGCGTGCGGCGGCAGTGGTGGGCGGCCCTGGCCACCCTTCAGGAGGATTTCCTGCTGGAGCGCGGCAGTCTCTCCGGGCTCTGGCTGGCAGCGCCGCTGCCGGCGCTCTACGAGCCGGACCTGCTGCAGCAGCTTCAGGGATGGGTGTGGACGCCGGCTCCCCTGGATGGGCTGCTGCCGGCAGGGGCCCCGCTGCTCCCCGGCGCCACGGCATCGCGCCAGGCCGGCGCTGATCCGGGCCGGGGATTCCGGCGCCTGCCCCTCGAGCCCGACGACGGCAACGACCCGCTGCTGGTGCTCATCACCCCCCATCTGCAGGTGGCCCTCTGCCTGGATGGGGCGGTCGAGGCCCGGCGCCTGGTGGTGCGGTTCGACGCCGAGGTGCTCTCGCGGGCCCTGACGCTGATCCACGAACGCCTGGAGCGCACCGATCAACCCGCCGCGGCCGAACTGCGGGCAGCCGTGCAGCGCCTGGGCCCCCTGCACAGCGATCCCTCCCTGGGGGAACGGTTCTGGCCGCGGCTGGCGGACCGCCTGGCGACCATCGCTCCCAGCCTCACCCTCCAGCCCATGGTGGCGGAGGCGCGGGCCGATCCCTCCCCAGCCGAGAGCCGGGCCGTGAAGACCGAGCTGGCGCTGCTGGAGGCCCTCACCCACGAGGTGCGCACGCCGCTGGCCACCATCCGCACCCTGATCCGCTCCCTGCTGCGCCGCACCGACCTGCCGGCCGTGGTGCGGCAGCGGCTGGAACACATCGATGGGGAATGCAGCGAACAGATCGACCGATTCGGCCTGATCTTTCTGGCGGCCGAGCTGCAGCGCCAGGCCGACCCGGCCCAGCCTCCCGCCGATCGCCCCCTGGCCCGCACCGACCTCAGCCAGCTGCTGGGCCAGCTCGAGGCGCTCTGGCAACGCCAGCTGGCCCGCCGTGATCTCACCCTGCGGCTCACCCTCGCCGATGGCCTGCCCGCGGTGCTCAGCGATCCAGCCCGGCTGGAAACGATGCTGGGCGGGCTGATCGACCGCTTCAGCCGCAGCCTGCCGGCGGGCAGCACCGTGGTGGTTTCGCTGCAGCCCGCCGGAGCACGGCTGAAACTGCAGCTGAGCAGCGAGGGCACGGCCGTTCAGCCCCTCGCCCCGCCCAGCCAGGCGACGGCCCGGGAGCTGGTGGGGCCGGTGCTCAGCTGGAACCCCAGCACCGGCAGCCTGCAGCTGAGCCATCAGGCCACCCAGCAGTTGTTCGAGCGCATGGGAGGCCGCCTCACCGAACGGAGCGGCAACGGCCTCACGGTGTTCTTCCCGGCCTGCTGA
- a CDS encoding Mrp/NBP35 family ATP-binding protein: protein MATVEQARAALSGLKDAGSGRGVLELGWIQDPRLQGERAVIRLALPGFAQSQRDRIAAEARQALLGLDGVQDVQIELAQPEGSGHSGAAIGAAGHGPGGQGQLPQQQPIPGVKQVIAVSSGKGGVGKSTVAVNLACALARSGLRVGLLDADIYGPNAPTMLGVADRTPEVSGEGASQELQPIETCGIAMVSMGLLIAENQPVIWRGPMLNGIIRQFLYQVAWGQRDVVVVDLPPGTGDAQLTLAQAVPMAGVIVVTTPQEVSLADARRGLAMFLQMGVPVLGVVENMSGFIPPDAPDKLYPIFGQGGGERLAREAGVPLLAELPLEMPVREAGDGGRPVVLTAPESATARGFMALAGKVASLAAVPA from the coding sequence ATGGCCACTGTCGAGCAGGCCCGCGCCGCCCTGAGCGGTCTCAAGGACGCGGGCAGCGGCCGTGGCGTGCTGGAGCTGGGCTGGATTCAGGATCCGCGCCTGCAGGGGGAGCGGGCGGTGATCCGCCTGGCCCTGCCGGGCTTTGCCCAGAGCCAGAGAGATCGGATCGCCGCCGAGGCGCGCCAGGCTCTGCTCGGCCTTGACGGCGTGCAGGACGTGCAGATCGAACTGGCCCAGCCCGAGGGCTCAGGCCACAGCGGTGCTGCGATCGGCGCGGCGGGGCACGGGCCCGGCGGCCAGGGCCAGCTGCCCCAGCAGCAGCCCATCCCCGGCGTGAAACAGGTGATCGCCGTGAGCAGCGGCAAGGGGGGCGTGGGCAAGAGCACGGTGGCCGTGAACCTGGCCTGTGCCCTGGCCCGCAGCGGCCTGCGGGTGGGCCTGCTCGATGCCGACATCTACGGACCCAATGCCCCCACCATGCTCGGGGTGGCCGACCGGACCCCGGAAGTGAGTGGGGAGGGAGCCAGCCAGGAGCTGCAACCGATCGAGACCTGCGGCATCGCCATGGTGTCGATGGGGCTGCTGATCGCGGAGAACCAGCCGGTGATCTGGAGAGGTCCGATGCTGAACGGGATCATCCGCCAGTTCCTCTACCAGGTGGCCTGGGGGCAACGCGATGTGGTGGTGGTGGACCTTCCCCCCGGCACCGGCGATGCCCAGCTCACCCTGGCCCAGGCGGTGCCGATGGCCGGTGTGATCGTGGTCACCACGCCCCAGGAGGTGTCCCTGGCCGACGCCCGCCGCGGCCTGGCGATGTTCCTGCAGATGGGCGTGCCGGTGCTGGGGGTGGTGGAGAACATGAGCGGCTTCATCCCGCCCGATGCCCCCGACAAGCTCTACCCGATCTTCGGGCAGGGTGGCGGTGAGCGGCTGGCCCGGGAGGCAGGCGTTCCCCTGCTGGCTGAGCTGCCCCTGGAGATGCCGGTGCGCGAGGCCGGCGACGGCGGCCGCCCCGTGGTGCTGACGGCACCCGAATCGGCGACAGCGCGTGGCTTCATGGCCCTGGCCGGCAAGGTGGCCTCGCTCGCGGCGGTGCCGGCCTGA
- the rodA gene encoding rod shape-determining protein RodA: protein MVTLPRRRNRGLFSGSGVARRRPLANVDWFLWGIPLAMVLVAGVLIASTQRQANYADWYQHWITGAVGMVLALLLARLPLERLLPWKWPIFAAMVISLIAVRVVGVSALGAQSWINIGGFYVQPSEFAKLGGILLLADVLARHPVERPVDLVRPVAVIAAPWLLVFIQPDLGSSLVFGAVLLVMLFWAGMPAAWVVLLLSPLVSAIASGTVPWLLIGWIPLMGWLAWTSLPWKRVMLAVAVGIQALFAVLTPWLWEHGLRPHQRDRLTLFLDPGQDPLGGGYHLLQSTVGIGSGQLWGTGLMQGSLTKLRFIPEQHTDFIFSALGEETGFIGSVLVVTGFVLLMWRLLQIAGRARTDYESLVVVGIGAMLMFQVVVNINMTIGLGPITGIPLPFLSYGRSAMLMNFMALGLCASVARRGRPSPNRW, encoded by the coding sequence ATGGTGACCCTGCCACGGCGGCGGAACCGGGGCCTGTTCTCGGGGAGCGGAGTGGCGCGACGGCGCCCCCTGGCCAACGTGGACTGGTTCCTCTGGGGTATCCCCCTGGCGATGGTGCTGGTGGCCGGCGTGCTGATCGCCAGCACCCAGCGGCAGGCCAACTATGCCGACTGGTACCAGCACTGGATCACCGGCGCGGTGGGAATGGTGTTGGCTCTGCTGCTGGCCAGGCTTCCTCTGGAGCGGCTGCTGCCATGGAAGTGGCCGATCTTCGCGGCGATGGTGATCAGCCTCATCGCCGTGCGGGTGGTGGGGGTGAGCGCTCTCGGCGCCCAGAGCTGGATCAACATCGGCGGCTTCTACGTGCAGCCCTCCGAGTTCGCCAAGCTTGGCGGCATCCTGCTGCTGGCGGACGTGCTGGCCCGGCACCCGGTGGAGCGACCGGTGGATCTGGTGCGCCCCGTGGCCGTGATCGCCGCCCCATGGCTGCTGGTGTTCATCCAGCCCGACCTCGGCAGTTCGCTGGTGTTCGGCGCGGTGCTGCTGGTGATGCTGTTCTGGGCCGGCATGCCGGCCGCCTGGGTGGTGCTGCTGCTCTCGCCGCTGGTCAGCGCCATCGCCTCGGGGACCGTGCCGTGGCTGCTGATCGGCTGGATTCCGCTGATGGGCTGGCTGGCCTGGACCTCCCTGCCCTGGAAGCGTGTGATGCTGGCGGTGGCCGTGGGAATCCAGGCCCTGTTCGCCGTGCTCACCCCCTGGCTCTGGGAGCACGGCCTGCGGCCTCACCAGCGCGATCGGCTCACCCTGTTCCTCGACCCCGGGCAGGACCCCCTCGGTGGGGGGTACCACCTGCTGCAGAGCACCGTGGGCATCGGCAGCGGCCAGCTCTGGGGCACCGGCCTGATGCAGGGGTCCCTCACCAAGCTGCGGTTCATACCCGAGCAACACACCGATTTCATCTTCAGCGCCCTCGGCGAGGAGACGGGCTTCATCGGCTCGGTGCTGGTGGTGACCGGGTTCGTGCTGCTGATGTGGCGCTTGCTGCAGATCGCCGGCCGGGCACGAACCGATTACGAATCACTGGTGGTGGTGGGAATCGGCGCGATGCTGATGTTCCAGGTGGTGGTGAACATCAACATGACGATCGGACTCGGCCCCATCACCGGAATCCCCCTGCCGTTTCTGAGCTACGGCCGTTCGGCCATGCTGATGAACTTCATGGCGCTGGGGCTGTGCGCCTCCGTGGCCCGCCGGGGCCGTCCCTCCCCGAACCGCTGGTAA
- the gshA gene encoding glutamate--cysteine ligase — protein MPPGSPLLLKGFEVELYTGRADGTVVGCSAEVAAALEGFVTEPDHRNLEYITAPEADYGRLLALLLEPRQRLRQWLAQRGLTLLPGSTLSLGDSGHFERSDPGNPYHDYIEHTYGTRVVTASVHINLGLEGMEALFAGLRLLRCEASLLLALSASSPFLDGAPTGAHSQRWLQFPLTPELVPIFLDHAHYIRWMEQQLEAGTMQNVRHLWTSVRPNGDDRPYGLNRLEIRICDLVSDPLVLLAITALAELRLWQVQRDPQRWDPLLASSLDPAELARLADGNERAAARASLEAELRDWRDGTPVQARAWLERLLAEVAPLAAELGLSTVLSPLHAVLRQGNQAMVWLRRHREGSTIRAILTSDVASMAAQELRLSAMTGTDPALGLLG, from the coding sequence ATGCCCCCCGGATCGCCGCTGCTGCTCAAGGGTTTCGAAGTGGAGCTCTACACCGGCCGGGCGGACGGCACGGTGGTGGGCTGTTCGGCGGAGGTGGCCGCCGCCCTTGAGGGGTTCGTGACCGAGCCCGACCACCGCAACCTGGAATACATCACGGCCCCGGAAGCGGACTACGGCCGTCTGCTGGCCCTGCTGCTGGAACCACGCCAACGGCTGCGCCAGTGGCTGGCCCAGCGCGGCCTCACCCTGCTGCCCGGCAGCACCCTCAGCCTGGGGGACAGCGGTCACTTCGAGCGGTCCGACCCCGGGAACCCTTACCACGACTACATCGAGCACACCTACGGCACCCGCGTGGTGACGGCAAGTGTGCACATCAACCTCGGCCTGGAAGGGATGGAGGCCCTGTTCGCCGGGCTGCGGTTGCTGCGCTGCGAGGCCTCCCTGCTGCTGGCCCTCAGTGCCAGCTCGCCATTCCTGGACGGAGCCCCCACCGGCGCCCACTCCCAGCGCTGGCTCCAGTTCCCCCTCACGCCGGAGCTGGTGCCGATCTTTCTCGATCACGCCCATTACATCCGCTGGATGGAGCAGCAGCTGGAGGCCGGCACCATGCAGAACGTGCGCCATCTCTGGACCTCGGTGCGCCCCAACGGCGACGACCGCCCCTACGGACTGAACCGGCTGGAGATCCGCATCTGCGATCTGGTGAGTGATCCCCTGGTGCTGCTGGCGATCACGGCCCTGGCGGAACTGCGGCTCTGGCAGGTCCAGCGGGATCCCCAGCGCTGGGATCCCCTGCTGGCCAGCAGCCTGGATCCGGCCGAGCTGGCGCGTTTGGCGGATGGCAACGAGAGGGCCGCGGCCCGCGCCAGCCTGGAAGCCGAGCTGCGCGACTGGCGGGACGGCACCCCGGTTCAGGCCCGTGCCTGGCTGGAGCGGCTGCTCGCCGAGGTGGCTCCGCTGGCGGCGGAGCTGGGTCTCTCCACCGTGCTGTCACCCCTCCACGCGGTGCTCCGCCAGGGCAATCAGGCGATGGTGTGGCTGCGGCGGCATCGGGAGGGCAGCACAATCCGTGCGATCCTGACGTCAGACGTGGCCTCCATGGCAGCCCAGGAGCTGCGCCTCTCCGCCATGACGGGCACAGACCCGGCTCTGGGTCTTTTGGGATGA
- the ppc gene encoding phosphoenolpyruvate carboxylase: MITTTSDDRPASMRQLVPSVVEPSPRATRLLGERLELVEDLWQTVLRSECPPHHAERLLRLKRLSDPSEGDTASIDTGAAIVQLIREMDLAEAIAAARAFSLYFQLVNILEQHIEEDSYLDSLKTLPEPVASDPFLPPLASQTEPATFRQLFERLRNLNVPPAQIENLLRDLDLRLVFTAHPTEIVRHTVRHKQRRVATLIQKLEQGSGLNRVERQSLRLQLEEEIRLWWRTDELHQFKPTVLDEVDYALHFFQEVLFEAMPLLRQRVSAALTESYPDVEPPSDAFCTFGSWVGADRDGNPSVTPDITWRTACFQRQLMLERYIRAVGELRDQLSISMQWSQVSPALLESLEMDRLRFPEIYEERAARYRLEPYRLKLSYVLERLRLTQERNQLLADAGWESPCDGLASTAPPLGSLGGGAGLQDLHYAAVDEFRNDLELVLQSLEGTGLSCESLQHLISQVQIFAFCLASLDIRQESTRHSDALDELSRYLQLPVPYGEMEEEQRVAWLLGELQTRRPLFPPTASWSPATTETFAVLRMVQRLQQEFGTRICSTYVISMSHTVSDLLEVLLLAKEAGLVDPVAQSSSLLVVPLFETVEDLQGAPAVMGHLFSQPFYRRLLTGSDASPPLQEVMLGYSDSNKDSGFLSSNWEIHKAQIALQQLATQHDVALRIFHGRGGSVSRGGGPAYQAVLAQPSGTLSGRIKITEQGEVLASKYSLPELALYNLETLTTAVLQNSLVSTPVDNTPVWNELMGRLAARSRDFYRALVHDNPDLVAFFQQCTPIEEISKLQISSRPARRKSGAKDLSSLRAIPWVFGWTQSRFLLPSWFGVGAALREELDHDPEQLELLRLLYQRWPFFRMLISKVEMTLSKVDIDLAHHYVQALGRPERREAFEQIFQTIAAEFDLTRDLVLAITGHQRLLDGDPALQLSVDLRNRTIVPLGFLQVALLRRLRDQNRQPPMREATGAGSDGRTYSRSELLRGALLTINGIAAGMRNTG; encoded by the coding sequence ATGATCACCACCACAAGCGACGACCGTCCAGCCTCCATGCGGCAGTTGGTGCCCTCCGTCGTCGAGCCATCCCCGCGCGCCACCCGCCTCCTGGGCGAGCGGCTGGAGCTGGTCGAAGACCTGTGGCAGACCGTGCTGCGCAGTGAGTGCCCGCCCCACCACGCCGAGCGGCTGCTGCGCCTCAAGCGCCTCAGCGACCCCAGCGAGGGCGACACCGCCAGCATCGACACTGGCGCCGCCATCGTGCAGCTGATCCGGGAGATGGATCTGGCCGAGGCGATCGCCGCCGCCCGCGCCTTCTCGCTCTACTTCCAGCTGGTCAACATCCTCGAGCAGCACATCGAGGAGGACAGCTACCTCGACAGCCTCAAGACTCTGCCGGAACCGGTGGCGAGCGATCCCTTCCTGCCGCCCCTGGCCAGCCAGACGGAACCGGCCACGTTCCGCCAGCTGTTCGAGCGGCTCCGCAACCTCAACGTGCCGCCCGCCCAGATCGAGAACCTGCTGCGGGATCTGGATCTGCGGCTGGTGTTCACGGCCCATCCCACCGAGATCGTGCGTCACACGGTGCGTCACAAGCAGCGCCGGGTGGCCACCCTGATCCAGAAGCTCGAACAGGGATCGGGCCTGAACCGGGTGGAACGGCAGAGCCTCCGCCTGCAGCTGGAGGAGGAGATCAGGCTCTGGTGGCGCACCGATGAGCTGCACCAGTTCAAGCCCACCGTGCTCGACGAGGTGGATTACGCCCTCCACTTCTTCCAGGAGGTGCTGTTCGAGGCCATGCCCCTGCTGCGGCAGCGGGTGAGCGCGGCTCTCACGGAGAGCTACCCGGATGTGGAGCCCCCCAGCGACGCCTTCTGCACCTTCGGCTCCTGGGTGGGGGCCGACCGTGACGGCAATCCATCGGTGACTCCGGACATCACCTGGCGCACGGCCTGTTTCCAGCGCCAGCTGATGCTCGAGCGCTACATCAGGGCCGTGGGGGAGCTGCGGGACCAGCTCAGCATCTCGATGCAGTGGAGCCAGGTGAGTCCTGCCCTGCTGGAATCCCTTGAGATGGACCGGCTCCGCTTCCCTGAGATCTACGAGGAACGGGCCGCCCGCTACCGCCTGGAGCCCTATCGGCTCAAGCTGAGCTATGTGCTCGAGCGGTTGCGCCTCACCCAGGAGCGCAACCAGCTCCTCGCCGACGCCGGCTGGGAATCCCCCTGCGACGGCCTTGCTTCCACCGCCCCCCCGCTGGGGAGCCTGGGGGGGGGCGCCGGTCTGCAGGACCTCCACTACGCCGCGGTGGATGAATTCCGCAACGACCTGGAACTGGTGCTCCAGAGCCTGGAGGGCACTGGGCTGAGCTGCGAATCACTGCAGCACCTGATCAGCCAGGTGCAGATCTTCGCCTTCTGCCTCGCCAGCCTGGACATCCGCCAGGAGAGCACCCGCCACAGCGACGCGCTCGATGAACTGAGCCGCTACCTGCAGCTGCCCGTCCCCTACGGCGAGATGGAGGAGGAACAGCGGGTGGCCTGGCTGCTGGGCGAGCTGCAGACCCGACGTCCCCTGTTCCCTCCCACCGCCAGCTGGAGCCCCGCCACCACCGAGACCTTCGCCGTGCTGCGCATGGTGCAGCGCCTGCAGCAGGAATTCGGCACCCGCATCTGCAGCACCTACGTGATCTCCATGAGTCACACGGTGTCTGACCTGCTCGAGGTGCTGCTGCTGGCCAAGGAGGCGGGTCTGGTGGATCCGGTGGCCCAGAGCTCCAGCCTGCTCGTGGTGCCCCTGTTCGAAACCGTTGAAGACCTGCAGGGGGCCCCGGCCGTGATGGGCCACCTGTTCAGCCAGCCGTTCTACCGCCGCCTGCTCACCGGCAGTGACGCCAGCCCGCCGCTGCAGGAGGTGATGCTGGGGTATTCGGACAGCAACAAGGATTCCGGCTTCCTCTCCAGCAACTGGGAGATCCACAAGGCCCAGATCGCGTTGCAGCAGCTCGCCACCCAGCACGATGTGGCGCTGCGGATCTTCCATGGCCGCGGCGGCTCGGTGAGCCGAGGGGGCGGCCCGGCCTACCAGGCCGTGCTGGCCCAGCCCAGCGGCACCCTGAGCGGTCGCATCAAGATCACCGAACAGGGGGAAGTGCTGGCCTCCAAGTACTCCCTCCCGGAGCTGGCCCTCTACAACCTCGAGACCCTCACCACCGCCGTGCTGCAGAACAGCCTGGTGAGCACCCCGGTGGACAACACCCCCGTCTGGAACGAGCTGATGGGGCGGCTGGCGGCCCGTTCCCGCGACTTCTACCGCGCCCTGGTGCACGACAACCCCGATCTGGTGGCCTTCTTCCAGCAGTGCACGCCGATCGAGGAGATCAGCAAGCTGCAGATCTCCAGCAGGCCGGCCCGCCGCAAGAGCGGAGCCAAGGATCTCTCCAGCCTGCGGGCCATCCCCTGGGTGTTCGGCTGGACCCAGAGCCGCTTCCTGCTGCCCAGCTGGTTCGGGGTGGGGGCCGCCCTGCGGGAGGAACTGGACCACGACCCGGAACAGCTGGAGCTGCTGCGGCTGCTCTACCAGCGCTGGCCGTTCTTCCGCATGCTGATCTCCAAGGTGGAGATGACCCTGTCCAAGGTGGACATCGATCTGGCCCACCACTATGTGCAGGCCCTGGGCCGGCCGGAGCGGCGCGAGGCCTTCGAGCAGATCTTCCAGACCATCGCCGCCGAGTTCGATCTCACCCGCGATCTGGTGCTGGCGATCACCGGGCATCAGCGGTTGCTGGATGGAGATCCGGCCCTGCAGCTCTCGGTGGACCTCCGCAACCGCACGATCGTCCCCCTCGGCTTTCTGCAGGTGGCTCTGCTGCGCCGCCTGCGCGACCAGAACCGTCAGCCGCCCATGCGCGAAGCTACGGGTGCCGGCTCCGATGGCCGCACGTACAGCCGCAGCGAACTGCTGCGCGGTGCTCTGCTCACCATCAACGGCATTGCCGCCGGCATGCGCAACACCGGCTGA
- a CDS encoding anthranilate synthase component I family protein, with product MSPSDRSGTGESGFPDESVLGQAFLDQVAAGHSFIPLWKRWPADLETPLTTWLKVGASGSHGVLLESVEGGERIGRWSFVVTEPLWILTARGSQASRQWRDGRCEALEGNPFALLRTCLEGLSAPPVPGLPPVGQLFGFWGYELIQWIEPSVPVHAVNPLDPPDGCWMLADSLLVFDQVKRQITAIAYADLSSGADPAAAHAAAAARIAALEEQMHAPLPAGVAPLQWHESSGSDLTTTSNRSQADFEAAVVQAREHIAAGDVFQLVISQRLETSIRRDPFELYRSLRMVNPSPYMAFFNFGGWYLIGSSPEVMVKADPLPGGGIRASLRPIAGTRPRGSDEAEDLALEADLLADPKERAEHVMLVDLGRNDLGRVCQPGSVTVTDLMVIERYSHVMHIVSQVEGLLSEDRSVWDLLMAAFPAGTVSGAPKIRAMQLIHALEPDARGPYSGVYGAVDLCGALNTAITIRTMVVQPGEEGSWRVQVQAGAGLVADSRPTAEYQETLNKARGMLKALACLA from the coding sequence ATGTCACCGTCCGATCGCTCTGGCACCGGCGAATCCGGCTTCCCGGACGAGTCCGTCCTTGGCCAGGCCTTCCTTGACCAGGTGGCGGCGGGCCACAGCTTCATCCCGCTCTGGAAGCGCTGGCCGGCCGACCTGGAGACGCCGCTCACCACCTGGCTGAAGGTGGGGGCCTCCGGCAGCCACGGGGTGTTGCTGGAGTCGGTGGAAGGGGGCGAAAGGATCGGACGCTGGAGCTTCGTGGTGACCGAGCCGCTCTGGATCCTCACCGCCCGGGGATCCCAGGCCTCACGCCAGTGGCGCGATGGGCGTTGCGAGGCGCTCGAAGGCAACCCCTTCGCGCTGCTGCGCACCTGTCTGGAAGGCCTGAGCGCTCCGCCGGTCCCCGGCCTGCCTCCGGTGGGACAGCTGTTCGGTTTCTGGGGCTACGAACTGATCCAGTGGATCGAGCCGAGCGTGCCCGTCCATGCCGTGAACCCGCTCGATCCGCCGGACGGCTGCTGGATGCTGGCCGACAGCCTGCTGGTGTTCGACCAGGTCAAGCGCCAGATCACGGCGATCGCCTACGCCGACCTCAGCAGCGGGGCGGATCCGGCCGCGGCCCACGCGGCGGCGGCCGCCAGGATCGCGGCGCTGGAGGAGCAGATGCACGCGCCGCTGCCGGCGGGCGTGGCTCCCCTGCAGTGGCACGAGAGCAGCGGCAGCGACCTGACCACCACGAGCAACCGCAGCCAGGCGGACTTCGAAGCCGCCGTGGTGCAGGCCCGGGAGCACATCGCCGCAGGGGACGTGTTCCAGCTGGTGATCAGCCAGCGGCTCGAGACCTCGATCCGCCGGGATCCCTTCGAGCTCTACCGCAGCCTGAGGATGGTGAACCCATCGCCCTACATGGCGTTCTTCAATTTCGGCGGCTGGTACCTGATCGGCTCGAGTCCGGAGGTGATGGTCAAGGCCGACCCCCTCCCGGGGGGGGGGATCAGGGCCTCCCTCCGGCCGATCGCCGGCACCCGCCCCCGGGGGAGCGATGAGGCCGAGGACCTGGCCCTGGAGGCCGACCTGCTGGCCGACCCGAAGGAACGGGCCGAGCACGTGATGCTGGTGGATCTGGGGCGCAACGATCTGGGGCGTGTCTGTCAGCCGGGCAGCGTGACGGTCACCGACCTGATGGTCATCGAGCGCTACTCCCACGTGATGCACATCGTGAGCCAGGTGGAGGGGCTCCTGTCCGAGGACCGCAGCGTGTGGGATCTGCTGATGGCGGCCTTCCCGGCAGGTACGGTCAGCGGCGCTCCCAAGATCCGGGCCATGCAGCTGATCCACGCCCTGGAACCCGATGCCAGGGGGCCCTACTCCGGGGTCTACGGCGCCGTGGACCTGTGCGGGGCCCTGAACACGGCCATCACCATCCGCACGATGGTGGTGCAGCCCGGCGAGGAGGGCAGCTGGCGCGTGCAGGTGCAGGCAGGCGCCGGACTGGTGGCCGATTCCAGACCCACGGCCGAGTACCAGGAAACGCTCAACAAGGCGCGCGGCATGCTGAAGGCCCTGGCGTGTCTGGCGTGA